The segment CAATCTGGGACTGGTTATGTCGCAGCTGGGACGAATCGATGAAGCCATCGGATACTATGAACAGGCCCTGCGGCTGAACCCGAAAAACGATACCACCCACTTCAATCTGGGCACGGCCTGGTTTCAACGACAGGATCTGGAGCGCGCCAGCCAGCATTTGGTGCAGGCCGACCGGCTGAATCCCGGGTCGGTGCTTGTCCTCAACAACCTGTCCACCGTCCTGGTCATGCAAGGCAGGTACGCGGAAGCGATTCCCTTTCTGACCCGTCTGGCGGATCTGCTGCCGGGGAACCCGATCGCGTCTTACAACCTGGCCTGCGCGTTTGCGCTTCAGGGGAAAAAGGAAGCGGCGGTGGCCGAGCTGAAAAAAGCCGTGGACATGGGCTATGACCGGTGGGATCATTTAAAAAGTGATCCGGATCTGAAAAATATTCATGATACCGACTATTTTCAGGGGCTGTTTCCGGACCGGGAAGCGACGATATTAAAAAATTAGCCGCGGGAATGATTGACTCCCCCGGCACCTGCGATTAAGATAAAAATACAGGCGGTCTTGAAAATTCAACCACACGGGGAAACGTGAATGTCAAACCTCAGGCTGATCGGAATGATCGCGGGTTTTGCCCTTTTCATTCTGAGCTTCCGCATCTTTCGCGGCCAGCGATGGAACCGGGCGAATTTTTTCCTCTTTGCCGCCTCGGGTTTGTTCCTCTCCGCCCTCTCCCTGAACCCCGCCCTGATCAATATCCTCCAGCGCATGCTGGCCCTGGACGACGCGGAAAAAGGACGGCTGCTGGCCCTGCTGATCTTCGCGGTCATCATCCTGTGGTTTTCCCTCATTCTGCTGCGCACCTCATTTTTAAAGCAAAAATATCAGTTTGACCGGCTGGTGCGGGCCGTGAGCATTGCCGACCACCTGGAAAAAATCCGCGGCGGACTGGCCGGGTGTGACGCGGCCGTGATTATCCCGGCCTACAACGAGGCCGCCAATCTGCGGGAGGTCATTCCCCGCATTCCCGAAAAGGTGGGGGATCTGAAGCTGGGCGTGGTGGTGGTCGACGACGGCAGCGAGGACGACACCTTTGACGGCGCGATTTCCGCCGGGGCCTTGGCGGTCCGGAGCCCCATCAACCGGGGGGGCGGCGCCGCGCTGCGGATGGGGTATGATATCCTGAAAAAAGCCGGCATCGGCATCTGCGTCACCATGGACGCGGACGGCCAGCACAACCCGGAAGAGATCCCCGGCCTTCTCCGGCCACTGCTGGAAAATGAAAGCGATATCGTTATCGGCTCGCGTATTGTCGGCTCCCGGGAAAAGGACAGTCTCTTCCGGCTGGCCGGGGTCTATTTCTTCAGTTTTATCATCAACCGGCTGACCGGGCTTGCCATCACCGACCCGTCCAGCGGATTCCGGGCCTTCAAAATGGATGTGGTCCGGCGCATCCCCCTGGACGAAGACCAGTTTCACACCAGTGAACTGATCATCAACGCCGCCAAGGCCGGCTTCCGGATCCGCGAAGCGCCGGTCACCATAATGAAACGCAAATACGGCAAGAGCAAGAAGGGACGGAACTGGTTTTACGGTCTTAATTTCGCGAAAATTGTCATCAGGAGCTGGTGGCGATAGATGAAAGCGAGCGTGATTATTCCGGCCTATAATAATCTGGAAGACCTCCGCCTGCTGCTGCCGAGTGTTGAGCGGCAGGAACTGGGCCACCACGAACTGGAGGTCATCCTCAGGGATGACGGCTCCCGGGACGATACCTGCGCCTGGGTCAAAGCGCATTATCCCCGGATGCTGCTTTTGTCCGGAGAGAATGTCGGTTTTTCAAAATGCAACAATATCGCCGTCCAGCACGCCACCGGCAGCGTTCTGGTTTTCATCAATGCCGATACGGTCCTGGATCCGAAATTCATCTCCGCAGGACTGAACCGGTTTGAACAGGAAACGCGCCTGGGGGGGATAAACAGCAACATGATCATGCCCTGGGTAATGGATCTGCAGCGGTTTATTGACGGAGAACGGCCCGCCGCCGGCTGCGGATACTTTCTGAACCGTTATGGCTTCGCCGATTACCGGGATACGGAGTCCTCCAGCCGCGACACCGGATTTATCAGCGGCGGCGGGTGTTTTGTCCGCCGGGAAGCCCTGGAAGGCGAAGATCCGTTTTTTGAGGATCTGTGGGGGGGGACCGCCTATTGCGAGGACCTGGACCTGTCGTTGCGGATTCTGTCAAAAGGATGGCGGCTCAGCTTTGAACCAGCCGCGATTCTGTATCACAACCAGAGACCCATCCGGGGATCGGGATTAAGCCAGTTAAAAAAATTTGCCCGGGTCAGCGCCAATCGCATCACGGTCTATGCCATCAATCTTTCTTTTCTCTCCTTTATGCGAATTGTTCCCGACCTGTTTTACGGTCTGTTTCGAAAAATCGATTTCCTGCCCCTGTCCGAAAAAATGAAAAAAAAAGCGACAGTGGCGGTGGCCCTGATGCTCCCGCTGTTTGGCATGCTCCTGCCCTACTGGATCTACCGAAACTTGAGATCGGGGGCCTCTCGAAAACATATCCAGGAGTTGTCTTTCCTTAACAGGTCCACTCATGAATGAAAATCAGGCATCTTTATGTCCCGTTTGTAACGAAAAAGGAGTCCTTTTCCATAAGTCCACTTTTCCGGGAAAGG is part of the Thermodesulfobacteriota bacterium genome and harbors:
- a CDS encoding glycosyltransferase family 2 protein → MSNLRLIGMIAGFALFILSFRIFRGQRWNRANFFLFAASGLFLSALSLNPALINILQRMLALDDAEKGRLLALLIFAVIILWFSLILLRTSFLKQKYQFDRLVRAVSIADHLEKIRGGLAGCDAAVIIPAYNEAANLREVIPRIPEKVGDLKLGVVVVDDGSEDDTFDGAISAGALAVRSPINRGGGAALRMGYDILKKAGIGICVTMDADGQHNPEEIPGLLRPLLENESDIVIGSRIVGSREKDSLFRLAGVYFFSFIINRLTGLAITDPSSGFRAFKMDVVRRIPLDEDQFHTSELIINAAKAGFRIREAPVTIMKRKYGKSKKGRNWFYGLNFAKIVIRSWWR
- a CDS encoding glycosyltransferase, with the translated sequence MKASVIIPAYNNLEDLRLLLPSVERQELGHHELEVILRDDGSRDDTCAWVKAHYPRMLLLSGENVGFSKCNNIAVQHATGSVLVFINADTVLDPKFISAGLNRFEQETRLGGINSNMIMPWVMDLQRFIDGERPAAGCGYFLNRYGFADYRDTESSSRDTGFISGGGCFVRREALEGEDPFFEDLWGGTAYCEDLDLSLRILSKGWRLSFEPAAILYHNQRPIRGSGLSQLKKFARVSANRITVYAINLSFLSFMRIVPDLFYGLFRKIDFLPLSEKMKKKATVAVALMLPLFGMLLPYWIYRNLRSGASRKHIQELSFLNRSTHE